A stretch of Rhinopithecus roxellana isolate Shanxi Qingling chromosome 12, ASM756505v1, whole genome shotgun sequence DNA encodes these proteins:
- the PRX gene encoding periaxin, translated as MEARSRSAEELRRAELVEIIVETEAQTGVSGINVAGGGKEGIFVRELREDSPAARNLSLQEGDQLLSARVFFENFKYEDALRLLQCAEPYKVSFCLKRTVPTGDLALRPGTVSGYEIKGPRAKVAKLNIQSLSPVKKKKMVPGALGVPADLAPVDVEFSFPKFSRLRRGLKAEAAKGPVPAAPARRRLQLPRLRVREVAEEAQAARLAAAAPPPRKAKVEAEVAAGARFTAPQVELVGPRLPEAEVGVPQVSAPKAAPSAEAAGGFALHLPTLGLGAPAPPAVEAPAVGIQVPQVELPALPSLPALPPLPCLETREGAVSVVVPTLDVAAPTVGVDLALPGAEVEARGEAPEVALKMPRLSFPRFGARAKEVAEAKVAKGIPEARVKGPRLRMPTFGLSLLEPRPAAPEVVESKLKLPTIKMPSLGIGVSGPEVKVPKGPEVKLPKAPEVKLPKVPEAALPEVRLPEVELPKVSEMKLPKVPEMAVPEVRLPEVQLPKVSEMKLPKVPEMAVPEVRLPEVQLPKVSEMKLPKVPEMVVPEVRLPEVQLPKVSEMKLPKVPEMAVPEVRLPEVQLPKVPEMKVPEMKLPKVPEMKLPEMKLPEVKLPKVPEMAVPDVHLPEVQLPKAPEMKLPKMPEMAVPEVRLPEVQLPKVSEMKLPKVPEMAVPDVHLPEVQLPKVSEMKVPDVKLPEIKLPKVPEMTVPDVHLPEVQLPKVSEIRLPEMQVPKVPDVHLPKAPEVKLPRAPEVQLKAAKAEQAEGMEFGFKMPKMTMPKLGRAESPSRGKPGEAGAEVSGKLVTLPCLQPEVDGEAHVGVPSLTLPSVELDLPGALGLEGQVPATEMGKVERAEGPEVAAGVREVGFRVPSVEIVTPQLPAVETEEGRLEMMEMKVKPSSKFSLPKFGLSGPKVAKAEAEGAGRATKLKVSKFAISLPKARVGAEAEAKGTGEAGLLPALDLSIPQLSLDAHLPSGKVEVAGADLKFKGPRFALPKFGVRGRDTEAAELVPGMAELEGKGWGWDGRVKMPKLKMPSFGLARGKEAEVQGERASPGEKAESTAVQLKIPEVELVTLGAQEEGRAEGAVAVSGMQLSGLKVSTARQAVMEGHEAGLRMPPLGISLPQVELTGFGEVGTPGQQAESTVPSAEDTAGYRVQVPQVTLSLPGAQAAGGELLVGEGVFKMPTVTVPQLELDVGLSREAQAGEVATGKGGLRLKLPTLGAGAGVGGEGAQEQPPGDERTFRLSLPDVELSPPGGNHAEYQVADGEGEAGHKLKVRLPRFGLAWAKEGAEEGEKAKSPKLRLPRVGFSQSEMVTGEGSPSPEEEEEEEGSGEGALGRRGRVRVRLPRVGLAAPSKASRGQEGDAAPKSPVREKSPKFRFPRVSLSPKARSGSGDQEEGGFRVRLPSVGFSETGAPGPARMEGAQAAAV; from the exons GGGACCAGCTGCTGAGTGCCCGAGTGTTCTTCGAGAACTTCAAGTACGAGGACGCACTACGCCTGCTGCAATGCGCCGAGCCTTACAAAGTCTCCTTCTGCCTGAAGCGCACTGTGCCCACCGGGGACCTGGCGCTGCGGCCCGGGACCGTGTCTGGCTACGAGATCAAGGGCCCGCGGGCCAAGGTGGCCAAGCTG AACATCCAGAGTCTGTCCCctgtgaagaagaagaagatggtgCCTGGGGCTCTGGGGGTCCCCGCTGACCTGGCCCCTGTTGACGTCGAGTTCTCCTTTCCCAAGTTCTCCCGCCTGCGCCGGGGCCTCAAAGCTGAGGCTGCCAAGGGTCCTGTCCCGGCCGCCCCTGCCCGCCGGCGCCTCCAGCTGCCTCGGCTGCGTGTACGAGAAGTGGCCGAAGAGGCTCAGGCAGCCCGGCTGGCCGCCGCTGCTCCTCCCCccaggaaggccaaggtggaggccgaggtggccgcAGGGGCTCGTTTCACAGCCCCTCAGGTGGAGCTGGTTGGGCCCCGGCTgccagaggccgaggtgggtgtccCACAGGTCTCAGCCCCCAAGGCTGCCCCCTCTGCAGAGGCAGCTGGTGGCTTTGCCCTCCACCTACCAACCCTTGGGCTCGGAGCCCCGGCTCCGCCTGCTGTGGAGGCCCCAGCCGTGGGGATTCAGGTCCCCCAGGTGGAGCTGCCTGCCTTACCCTCACTGCCCGCTCTGCCTCCACTTCCCTGCCTAGAAACCCGGGAAGGGGCTGTGTCGGTAGTGGTGCCCACCCTGGATGTGGCAGCACCGACTGTGGGGGTGGACCTGGCCTTGCCGGGTGCGGAGGTGGAGGCCCGGGGAGAGGCACCTGAGGTGGCCCTGAAGATGCCCCGCCTCAGTTTCCCCCGATTTGGGGCTCGAGCAAAGGAAGTTGCTGAGGCCAAGGTAGCCAAGGGCATCCCTGAGGCCAGGGTGAAAGGTCCCAGGCTTCGAATGCCCACCTTTGGGCTTTCCCTCTTGGAGCCCCGGCCTGCTGCTCCTGAAGTTGTAGAGAGCAAGCTGAAGCTGCCCACCATCAAGATGCCCTCCCTTGGCATCGGAGTGTCAGGGCCTGAGGTCAAGGTGCCCAAGGGACCTGAAGTGAAGCTCCCCAAGGCTCCTGAGGTCAAGCTTCCAAAAGTGCCTGAGGCAGCTCTTCCAGAGGTTCGACTCCCAGAGGTGGAGCTCCCCAAAGTGTCAGAGATGAAACTCCCAAAGGTGCCAGAGATGGCTGTGCCGGAGGTGCGGCTTCCAGAGGTGCAGCTGCCCAAAGTGTCAGAGATGAAACTCCCAAAGGTGCCAGAGATGGCTGTGCCGGAGGTGCGGCTTCCGGAGGTGCAGCTGCCCAAAGTGTCAGAGATGAAACTCCCCAAGGTGCCAGAGATGGTTGTGCCAGAGGTGCGGCTTCCGGAGGTGCAGCTGCCCAAAGTGTCAGAGATGAAACTCCCAAAGGTGCCAGAGATGGCTGTGCCAGAGGTGCGGCTTCCAGAGGTGCAGCTGCCGAAAGTCCCAGAGATGAAAgtccctgagatgaagcttccaaaggTGCCTGAGATGAAACTTCCTGAAATGAAACTCCCTGAAGTGAAACTCCCGAAGGTGCCTGAGATGGCCGTGCCCGATGTGCACCTCCCAGAGGTGCAGCTGCCGAAAGCCCCAGAGATGAAACTCCCTAAAATGCCTGAGATGGCTGTGCCAGAGGTTCGACTCCCCGAGGTGCAGCTGCCAAAAGTCTCAGAGATGAAACTCCCCAAGGTGCCCGAAATGGCTGTGCCCGATGTACACCTCCCAGAGGTGCAGCTGCCCAAAGTCTCCGAAATGAAAGTCCCTGACGTGAAGCTCCCAGAGATAAAACTCCCTAAGGTGCCTGAGATGACCGTGCCCGATGTGCACCTCCCTGAGGTGCAGCTGCCGAAAGTGTCAGAGATTCGGCTGCCGGAAATGCAAGTACCGAAGGTTCCCGATGTGCATCTTCCGAAGGCACCAGAGGTGAAGCTGCCCAGGGCTCCAGAGGTGCAGCTAAAGGCCGCCAAGGCAGAGCAGGCAGAAGGGATGGAATTTGGCTTCAAGATGCCCAAGATGACCATGCCCAAGCTAGGGAGGGCAGAGTCCCCATCACGGGGAAAGCCAGGCGAGGCGGGTGCTGAGGTCTCAGGGAAGCTGGTAACACTTCCCTGTCTGCAGCCAGAGGTGGATGGTGAGGCTCATGTGGGTGTCCCCTCTCTCACTCTGCCCTCAGTGGAGCTAGACCTACCAGGAGCCCTTGGCCTGGAGGGGCAGGTCCCAGCCACTGAAATGGGCAAGGTAGAGCGGGCGGAGGGCCCCGAGGTGGCAGCAGGGGTCAGGGAAGTGGGCTTCCGAGTGCCCTCTGTTGAAATTGTCACTCCACAGCTGCCCGCTGTGGAAACTGAGGAAGGGCGGCTGGAGATGATGGAGATGAAAGTCAAACCCTCTTCCAAGTTCTCCTTACCTAAGTTTGGACTCTCGGGGCCAAAGGTGGCTAAGGCAGAGGCTGAGGGGGCTGGGCGAGCCACCAAGCTGAAGGTATCCAAGTTTGCCATCTCACTCCCCAAGGCTCGGGTGGGGGCTGAGGCTGAGGCCAAAGGGACTGGGGAGGCAGGCCTGCTGCCTGCCCTCGATCTATCCATCCCACAGCTCAGTCTGGATGCCCACCTGCCCTCAGGCAAGGTAGAGGTGGCAGGTGCCGACCTCAAGTTCAAGGGGCCCAGGTTTGCTCTGCCCAAGTTTGGGGTCAGAGGCCGGGACACTGAGGCAGCAGAACTAGTGCCGGGGATGGCTGAGTTGGAGGGcaagggctggggctgggatggGAGGGTGAAGATGCCCAAGCTGAAGATGCCCTCCTTTGGGCTGGCTCGAGGGAAGGAAGCAGAAGTTCAAGGTGAGCGTGCCAGCCCAGGGGAAAAGGCTGAGTCCACCGCTGTGCAGCTTAAGATCCCCGAGGTGGAGCTGGTCACACTGGGTGcccaggaggaagggagggcagaGGGGGCTGTGGCCGTCAGTGGAATGCAGCTGTCAGGCCTGAAGGTGTCCACAGCCAGGCAGGCGGTCATGGAGGGCCATGAGGCGGGGCTGAGGATGCCTCCGCTGGGCATCTCCCTGCCCCAGGTGGAGCTGACTGGCTTTGGGGAGGTGGGTACCCCAGGGCAGCAAGCTGAGAGTACAGTCCCTTCAGCAGAGGACACAGCAGGCTACAGGGTTCAGGTGCCCCAGGTGACCCTGTCTCTGCCTGGAGCCCAGGCTGCAGGTGGGGAGCTGTTGGTGGGTGAGGGTGTCTTCAAGATGCCCACCGTGACAGTGCCCCAGCTTGAGCTGGACGTGGGGCTAAGCCGAGAGGCACAGGCGGGCGAGGTGGCCACAGGCAAGGGTGGGCTGAGGCTGAAGTTGCCCACGCTGGGGGCCggagctggggtggggggcgAGGGTGCTCAGGAGCAGCCCCCAGGGGATGAGCGTACCTTCCGCCTCTCACTGCCCGACGTGGAGCTCTCGCCACCCGGGGGCAACCACGCTGAGTACCAGGTGGCAGACGGGGAGGGGGAGGCTGGACACAAGCTCAAGGTACGGCTGCCCCGGTTTGGCCTGGCGTGGGCCAAGGAGGGGGCCGAGGAGGGTGAGAAGGCCAAGAGCCCCAAACTCAGGCTGCCCCGTGTGGGCTTCAGCCAAAGTGAGATGGTGACTGGGGAAGGCTCCCCCAGccccgaggaggaggaggaggaagagggcagTGGGGAAGGGGCCTTGGGGCGCCGGGGCCGGGTCCGGGTCCGCTTGCCACGTGTAGGCCTGGCGGCCCCTTCTAAAGCCTCTCGGGGGCAGGAGGGCGATGCAGCCCCCAAGTCCCCCGTGAGAGAGAAGTCACCCAAGTTCCGCTTCCCTAGGGTGTCCCTAAGCCCCAAGGCCCGGAGTGGGAGTGGGGACCAGGAAGAAGGTGGGTTCCGGGTGCGGCTGCCCAGCGTGGGGTTTTCAGAGACAGGGGCTCCAGGCCCAGCCAGGATGGAGGGGGCTCAGGCTGCGGCCGTCTGA